tggagtcccagaatcgcaaaagagctccagcatggaccgaacaggaggtacgggatctgatcgctgtttggggagaggaatccgtgctatcagaactcggttccagttttcgaaatgccaaaacctttgtcaaaatctcccagggcatgaaggacagaggccataacagggacccgaagcagtgccgtgtgaaactgaaggagctgaggcaagcctaccagaaaaccagagaggcgaacggccgctccgggtcagagccccaaacatgccgcttctatgatgagctgcatgccattttagggggttcagccaccactaccccagccgtgttgtttgactccttcaatggagatggaggcaatacggaggcaggttttggggacgatgatgatgatgatgaggttgtagatagctcacagcaagcaagcggagaaaccggttttcccgacagccaggaactgtttctcaccctggacctggagccagtaccccccgaacccacccaaggctgcttcctggacccagcaggcggagaagggacctctggtgagtgtaccttttaaaatactatacatggtttaaaagcaagcatgtgaaaggattactttgccctggcatttgcggttctcctagatgtagtcctaaagcctttgcaaaaggtttctggggagggcagccttattgcgtccttcatggtaggacactttaccactccaggccagtaaaatgtactcgggaatcattgtagaacaaagcattgcagtgtatgtttgctggcattcaaacaacatccgttctttatctctctgtgttatcctcaggagagtgagatataattcatggtcacctggttgaaatagagtgcttttcttcaggggacactcagaggagcccattcctgctgggctgtttgcctgtggctaaacagaaatgttccccgctgttagccacagggaggggggaaggttgagggggtagtcacgcggtggggggaggcaaaatgcgaccttgtaacgaaagcacatgtgctatgtatgtaatgttaacagcaaggtttaccctgaaagagtgtagccactgttttataaaatgtgtctttttaaataccgctgtccctttttttttcttcaccagctgcatgtgtttcaatgatcacaggatcttctccttcccagaggctagtgaagcttagaaagaaaaaaaacgcactcgcgatgaaatgttctccgagctcatgctgtcctcccacactgacagagcacagatgaatgcgtggaggcaaataatgtcagagtgcagtgtctccgggaggagaggtggtgggctgaagagagtaagtggcgggctgaagacagggctgaagctcaaatgtggcggcagcgtgatgagaggaggcaggattcaatcctgaggctgctgcaggaccaaatcagtatgctccagtgtatggttgagctgcagcaaaggcagctggagcacagactgccactgcagcccctctgtaaccaaccgccctcctccccaagttccatagcctccacacccagatgcccaagaacgcggtgggggggcctccggccaaccagccactccaccacagaggattgccccaaaaaaagaaggctgtcattcaataaattttgaagttgtaaacttttaaagtgctgtgtggcattttccttccctcctcctgggctaccttggtagtcatccccctatttgtgtgatgaatgaataaagaatgcatg
This DNA window, taken from Caretta caretta isolate rCarCar2 chromosome 9, rCarCar1.hap1, whole genome shotgun sequence, encodes the following:
- the LOC142073278 gene encoding myb/SANT-like DNA-binding domain-containing protein 7, which encodes MESQNRKRAPAWTEQEVRDLIAVWGEESVLSELGSSFRNAKTFVKISQGMKDRGHNRDPKQCRVKLKELRQAYQKTREANGRSGSEPQTCRFYDELHAILGGSATTTPAVLFDSFNGDGGNTEAGFGDDDDDDEVVDSSQQASGETGFPDSQELFLTLDLEPVPPEPTQGCFLDPAGGEGTSAACVSMITGSSPSQRLVKLRKKKNALAMKCSPSSCCPPTLTEHR